One window of the Halobacillus litoralis genome contains the following:
- a CDS encoding cytochrome (ubi)quinol oxidase subunit III — MSHEDVLNPKQMPHDPEKATLEGKNKFLGFWFFLGGETVLFASLFGTYIALNGSTQGENTPEHLFGLELVFIMTMLLLTSSLTSVYAMYHMKNHDFAKMQKWLAITVLLGLGFLSCELYEFYHYIHEYGFTFRSSAFGSAFYTLVGFHGGHVVFGLSWIIALMLRNQRRGLNLYNAPKFYIASLYWHFIDVVWVFIFTVVYLMGKVG; from the coding sequence ATGAGTCATGAAGATGTTCTCAATCCAAAACAAATGCCGCATGATCCGGAAAAAGCCACCCTTGAAGGTAAGAACAAATTTTTAGGCTTTTGGTTTTTTCTAGGCGGAGAAACAGTATTGTTCGCCAGCTTATTTGGTACTTACATTGCGTTGAATGGCTCGACGCAAGGGGAAAACACTCCTGAGCATTTATTCGGCTTAGAGCTCGTCTTCATTATGACGATGCTGCTGCTGACAAGCTCTTTGACAAGTGTTTACGCCATGTACCATATGAAGAACCATGATTTTGCTAAAATGCAGAAATGGTTGGCGATTACAGTTCTATTAGGTCTAGGATTCCTGAGCTGTGAGCTTTATGAGTTTTATCACTATATCCATGAATACGGATTCACATTCCGATCATCTGCCTTTGGTTCAGCCTTCTATACATTGGTCGGCTTCCACGGAGGACACGTAGTCTTCGGTTTAAGTTGGATCATCGCTTTGATGCTTCGTAACCAAAGGCGTGGCTTGAACTTGTATAACGCACCTAAGTTCTATATTGCCAGCTTGTATTGGCACTTCATTGACGTTGTATGGGTATTCATTTTCACAGTTGTGTACCTTATGGGAAAGGTGGGTTAA
- the ctaD gene encoding cytochrome c oxidase subunit I gives MSTALAQKRGLGAVIWDYLTTVDHKKIAHLYLVSGGLFFLIGGLEAMIIRIQLMKPDNDFISAGLYNEMITMHGTTMIFLAAMPLIFALMNAVVPLQIGARDVAFPFLNSLGFWLFLFGGLILNVSWFTGGAPDAGWTNYAPLSTTSPGHGVDYYVMGLQISGAGTLIGGINFLVTIVNMRAPGMTYMRMPLFTWSVFVTSTLILFAFPALTVGLFLMMFDRMFGSAFFDVGLGGNAIIWEHLFWIFGHPEVYILILPLFGAFSDIFSTFSKKRLFGYSAMVFATVLIGFLGFMVWAHHMFTVGMGPIANSIFAVATMAIAVPTGIKIFNWLFTMWGGQIKMTSAMLWSVAFIPSFTIGGMTGVMLAAAAADFQYHDTYFVVGHFHYVIVGGVVFGIFAALHYWWPKMFGKVLNEKLGKLAFWPFFIGFHLTFFIQHFLGLMGMPRRYWVFLDGQGLATGNMISTIGAFLMAIGTLIFLYNIIYTAVKEKKVGGDPWGGRSLEWSIPSPPPHYNFVQTPLVRGLDPLWIEKMDGKEGMTPAEPLGDIHMPNASILPFMISLGTFIAGFGFIYQVDDPTWLILVFVGMGITLGSMLTRSLKDDLGHHIHKEELEEDIKKGAGK, from the coding sequence GTGAGTACTGCACTTGCACAAAAACGTGGGCTCGGCGCTGTGATTTGGGATTACTTAACAACAGTGGACCACAAGAAGATTGCACATCTTTATTTGGTCTCTGGGGGGTTATTCTTCCTAATCGGTGGGCTAGAAGCCATGATAATTCGAATCCAATTGATGAAACCGGACAATGATTTCATCTCCGCTGGGCTTTATAACGAAATGATTACGATGCATGGTACAACAATGATTTTCTTGGCAGCTATGCCGCTTATCTTTGCATTGATGAATGCTGTTGTCCCCTTACAAATAGGAGCAAGGGACGTAGCATTTCCATTCTTGAACTCTTTAGGTTTCTGGTTGTTCTTGTTCGGGGGACTGATTTTAAACGTTTCCTGGTTCACAGGCGGCGCACCGGATGCCGGGTGGACGAACTATGCACCACTTTCGACGACATCACCTGGACACGGTGTTGATTATTATGTCATGGGACTCCAGATATCAGGGGCCGGGACATTGATCGGGGGGATAAACTTCCTCGTCACTATCGTAAACATGCGGGCGCCAGGTATGACCTATATGCGTATGCCTCTGTTCACATGGTCTGTATTTGTAACCAGTACATTAATTTTATTTGCATTCCCTGCTTTGACAGTAGGACTTTTCCTTATGATGTTCGACCGTATGTTCGGTTCTGCGTTTTTTGATGTAGGACTTGGTGGTAATGCTATTATTTGGGAGCACTTATTCTGGATCTTCGGTCACCCGGAAGTTTACATATTGATCCTTCCGTTATTCGGGGCATTCAGTGATATCTTTTCAACGTTTTCTAAAAAACGTTTATTCGGATACTCTGCTATGGTATTTGCAACCGTTTTAATCGGTTTCTTAGGTTTCATGGTATGGGCCCACCACATGTTCACTGTAGGAATGGGGCCAATCGCTAACTCTATTTTCGCAGTAGCTACTATGGCGATTGCAGTACCGACGGGTATTAAAATTTTCAACTGGTTGTTCACGATGTGGGGCGGGCAGATCAAGATGACTTCAGCGATGCTATGGTCCGTTGCCTTCATCCCATCTTTCACGATCGGTGGTATGACTGGTGTCATGCTTGCCGCAGCAGCAGCTGACTTCCAGTATCATGATACTTATTTTGTAGTAGGACACTTCCACTATGTAATCGTTGGTGGTGTGGTATTCGGTATTTTTGCTGCACTACACTACTGGTGGCCTAAGATGTTCGGTAAAGTCCTTAATGAGAAACTTGGGAAATTGGCGTTCTGGCCATTTTTCATCGGTTTCCATTTGACATTCTTCATCCAGCACTTCCTAGGTTTGATGGGAATGCCACGTCGTTACTGGGTATTCCTGGATGGTCAAGGACTGGCAACAGGTAACATGATCAGTACAATCGGTGCTTTCTTAATGGCGATCGGTACACTGATTTTCCTTTACAACATCATTTATACAGCAGTCAAAGAGAAGAAAGTAGGCGGAGACCCTTGGGGCGGACGTTCACTTGAATGGTCGATTCCATCTCCACCACCACACTATAACTTTGTTCAGACACCACTTGTGCGTGGTCTGGATCCGTTATGGATAGAGAAAATGGACGGGAAAGAAGGGATGACACCTGCAGAGCCGCTTGGCGATATCCACATGCCGAATGCATCCATCCTTCCATTTATGATTTCTCTAGGTACATTCATTGCAGGATTCGGTTTCATTTATCAAGTGGATGACCCGACATGGTTGATCTTAGTGTTCGTAGGTATGGGCATCACTCTAGGTTCGATGCTGACACGATCTCTTAAAGACGATCTTGGACACCACATTCATAAAGAAGAGCTAGAAGAAGATATTAAGAAGGGGGCTGGCAAATAA
- a CDS encoding CBS domain-containing protein, whose translation MKTVKDIMTSDVSICHTNDQLSDAASMMKEKNVGALPICDDQGNLMGMVTDRDLVIRGYADKKAESTPIQQVMSDRMYSCAPDTSLEEASKIMAQHQVRRLPVVENGKLTGILSLGDLSVEDMSDHAAGVALQDISERPELH comes from the coding sequence ATGAAAACTGTAAAAGACATAATGACAAGCGATGTTTCCATTTGTCACACAAACGATCAGCTGAGTGACGCTGCTTCTATGATGAAAGAGAAGAACGTCGGAGCGCTCCCGATTTGTGATGACCAAGGGAACCTAATGGGAATGGTAACTGACCGTGACCTTGTCATCAGGGGTTATGCAGATAAGAAAGCGGAAAGTACACCGATCCAGCAAGTGATGAGTGATCGGATGTATAGCTGTGCTCCAGATACTTCATTAGAGGAAGCGAGCAAAATCATGGCTCAACATCAAGTCCGTCGACTGCCTGTTGTAGAAAATGGTAAGTTGACAGGTATTCTTTCATTGGGCGACCTTTCTGTTGAAGATATGTCCGACCACGCAGCAGGTGTTGCTTTACAAGATATTTCCGAACGCCCTGAACTGCACTGA
- the ytvI gene encoding sporulation integral membrane protein YtvI — protein MFRYLSKKQWILIIISALLIIAGYFILPVSIPLILAFVTALFLNPAVRLMQFRFRINRKMSVTIVFLLFLVFLGLLGTFAVTRAVTQILELADNAPEYINQINNVLLNWQNDMVRFTQNMPKEFVDKVSNEITNTVDRTSTALSEKLQIGNIAAVAAKIPELLVSFLVYLIALFLFMLELPRLRDKMHDGLTEATSEKVKFMNARLSYVVFGFLKAQFLVSIIIFFVSLVGLLWIAPEVALIMSLIIWAIDFVPIIGSIVILGPWSIYMLIIGDIAIGTKLGVLAIVLLAIRRTVEPKVMGRHIGLSPLATLIAMYLGLQLIGLLGFILGPLVVIAFNSAKEAGIIKWNYKI, from the coding sequence TTGTTCCGTTATCTTTCAAAAAAGCAGTGGATTTTAATAATCATTTCCGCCTTGCTTATCATAGCCGGCTATTTCATATTACCTGTATCCATTCCATTGATCCTTGCGTTTGTAACCGCCTTATTCTTAAATCCAGCGGTCCGGCTGATGCAATTCCGTTTTCGAATCAACAGAAAAATGTCGGTCACGATCGTTTTCCTGTTGTTTTTAGTATTCCTGGGATTGCTCGGGACATTCGCTGTGACGAGGGCCGTAACACAGATTCTTGAGCTTGCGGATAATGCACCTGAATACATCAATCAAATTAATAATGTATTGCTTAACTGGCAGAATGACATGGTAAGATTCACACAAAACATGCCAAAGGAATTCGTTGACAAAGTTTCGAATGAAATCACTAATACCGTCGACCGTACATCTACTGCTCTATCTGAAAAACTTCAAATCGGTAACATTGCTGCAGTCGCTGCCAAGATACCAGAACTTCTGGTGAGTTTTCTCGTTTATTTAATCGCCCTTTTCTTGTTCATGCTTGAACTTCCCCGCTTGCGGGACAAAATGCATGACGGGCTTACAGAAGCGACTTCTGAGAAAGTGAAGTTCATGAATGCACGCCTTTCCTATGTCGTTTTCGGATTCTTGAAAGCTCAGTTTTTAGTAAGTATTATCATCTTTTTCGTATCACTTGTCGGACTATTATGGATTGCACCAGAGGTAGCACTCATCATGTCTCTGATCATCTGGGCCATCGATTTCGTGCCGATAATCGGCTCGATTGTCATTTTGGGACCCTGGTCCATTTACATGCTTATAATCGGTGATATAGCCATAGGTACAAAGCTCGGGGTTCTTGCTATCGTCCTGCTGGCCATCAGAAGAACTGTCGAGCCAAAAGTGATGGGACGCCATATCGGCCTCTCCCCTCTTGCAACATTGATTGCCATGTACTTAGGCTTGCAACTTATCGGACTTCTTGGGTTCATCCTTGGGCCCCTTGTGGTCATCGCTTTCAATTCAGCCAAAGAAGCCGGTATTATCAAATGGAACTATAAGATATAA
- a CDS encoding YlbF family regulator yields the protein MLATMEIVDLLDRSESIGRMVMSSDTMEFYQEAKTALENDKEAQRLIKNFADMKEHYEDVQRFGRYHPDYNTIMKKVRAVKREMDMHETVAHFKKAEREIQKLLDEVSENVAFSVSEQIKVPKNGMALTDSGCSGGCGSGGSCGCAS from the coding sequence ATGTTAGCTACAATGGAAATTGTCGATCTACTTGACCGCTCAGAATCGATTGGCCGCATGGTCATGAGTTCAGATACAATGGAATTTTATCAAGAGGCGAAAACGGCTCTTGAGAACGATAAAGAGGCGCAAAGACTCATCAAAAATTTTGCGGATATGAAAGAACACTACGAGGACGTCCAACGTTTTGGCCGTTACCACCCGGATTATAATACCATCATGAAGAAAGTCCGTGCTGTAAAACGGGAAATGGACATGCATGAAACGGTAGCTCATTTTAAAAAGGCGGAACGGGAAATACAAAAACTGTTGGATGAAGTAAGCGAAAATGTGGCTTTCAGCGTCAGTGAACAAATCAAAGTCCCGAAAAACGGAATGGCTTTAACCGACTCCGGCTGTAGTGGTGGGTGCGGAAGCGGCGGCAGCTGTGGCTGTGCTTCCTGA
- a CDS encoding YugN family protein produces the protein MKLEGTGIEGLVVDYKPLTELMESNGFILGGAWDYERVTYDYKLMAPEKNVTHYIRIQGFAIEGDVDKGDAVIRLMKPLLGRHYYPHGVEYGHQEGFSDDMVQKAKDLVAKVTEPAQKYHNQVPEHVVLEKLKKWAEENQNQEVLAKVNELSNDPDQRK, from the coding sequence ATGAAATTAGAAGGCACTGGTATAGAAGGTCTCGTCGTTGACTACAAACCATTGACAGAACTTATGGAAAGTAACGGGTTCATCCTTGGTGGTGCGTGGGACTACGAACGAGTGACTTATGATTATAAGTTGATGGCACCAGAAAAGAACGTAACACACTATATCCGCATCCAGGGTTTTGCTATTGAAGGGGATGTCGATAAAGGGGATGCCGTCATTCGTCTGATGAAGCCCCTCCTTGGCCGTCACTACTATCCACACGGCGTAGAGTATGGCCATCAAGAAGGTTTCTCTGATGACATGGTTCAAAAAGCGAAAGACCTTGTCGCCAAAGTAACCGAGCCTGCCCAGAAATATCATAACCAGGTTCCGGAACATGTCGTTCTTGAAAAGCTGAAGAAATGGGCGGAAGAAAACCAGAATCAAGAAGTGCTTGCGAAAGTGAATGAACTTTCCAACGACCCAGATCAACGAAAATAA
- the ylbD gene encoding spore coat protein YlbD has product MSTNELHPSVQQFKAFVDKNPNVKGQLRKNHKLIQSYYEKWMILGEDDPFWTSLPAAKKETSTVKMEWIKQLGELMEDLNWEDVSRHIDELNGAIGQFQQLITNVKKDAGKNQKEMEYPYY; this is encoded by the coding sequence ATGAGTACGAATGAATTGCACCCGAGCGTCCAGCAATTTAAAGCATTTGTCGACAAAAACCCAAATGTCAAAGGTCAGTTGAGAAAGAACCATAAACTCATCCAAAGCTATTACGAGAAGTGGATGATCTTAGGCGAAGATGACCCGTTTTGGACTTCTTTACCTGCAGCAAAAAAAGAAACTTCTACAGTTAAAATGGAATGGATCAAGCAATTGGGTGAGTTGATGGAGGACTTGAATTGGGAGGATGTTTCCCGTCATATTGATGAATTGAATGGGGCGATCGGTCAGTTTCAACAGCTCATCACGAATGTGAAGAAGGACGCCGGAAAAAATCAAAAAGAGATGGAATACCCGTATTATTAA
- a CDS encoding DUF7147 family protein translates to MIQKFIELGEGYADIYELIHLGSRMPERIQHAIAFYSEKNGKPVASLSLVMKAAHQDKFQPIYICREGIPNPHEQPNQRFELYKEMVEKAGKEVSEFTIKPSDLFPETELFYQHLIGILRMNKFIAPLS, encoded by the coding sequence ATGATACAAAAATTCATCGAACTCGGCGAAGGGTATGCGGACATTTATGAATTGATCCACCTTGGCTCAAGAATGCCGGAACGCATCCAGCATGCCATCGCTTTTTATAGCGAAAAAAACGGGAAACCCGTCGCTTCTTTATCTCTTGTCATGAAAGCTGCCCATCAGGATAAATTCCAGCCCATCTACATTTGCCGTGAAGGAATTCCGAATCCCCACGAACAGCCGAACCAGCGTTTTGAATTGTATAAAGAAATGGTGGAGAAAGCTGGAAAAGAAGTGAGTGAATTCACTATCAAACCTTCGGACCTGTTCCCAGAAACCGAATTATTCTATCAGCACTTGATCGGCATTCTGAGAATGAACAAATTCATCGCTCCCCTATCATAA
- a CDS encoding DUF420 domain-containing protein produces the protein MPLLPTLSTVFIVLSAVLVAIGWALIIKDRRRAHKKVMIAAAISALTFFIIYLSRTIFVGNTSFGGPDDIKIYYTIFLIFHIFLATVGAVFGIVTLSLAYKRKIAKHRKLGPVTSVIWFCTAITGVAVYLLLYIIYDGGTTTSMIKAILGT, from the coding sequence ATGCCATTACTACCGACTTTGAGCACGGTATTCATAGTCCTGAGTGCCGTACTTGTTGCTATCGGTTGGGCTTTGATCATAAAAGATCGGCGAAGAGCCCATAAAAAGGTTATGATTGCAGCAGCGATCAGTGCATTGACATTTTTTATCATCTATTTGAGCCGGACGATATTCGTGGGGAATACAAGCTTCGGTGGTCCTGATGATATTAAGATTTATTATACGATTTTTCTGATCTTTCATATTTTCCTTGCAACAGTGGGGGCTGTCTTCGGAATTGTCACCCTGTCTCTTGCTTATAAAAGGAAAATCGCCAAACATAGGAAGTTAGGTCCTGTTACAAGTGTGATTTGGTTTTGTACAGCCATTACAGGTGTAGCGGTTTATCTTCTGCTCTACATCATTTATGATGGGGGCACGACAACGAGTATGATTAAAGCTATATTGGGAACATGA
- a CDS encoding CAP domain-containing protein, producing MKKIFFCILILLVGSVVWMGSERSDAPDDPPVSEKIEPSIETTGSSKEGQVVDDPLFFSMKGKSSEETLTLLGEPDHMFPSVYGYEWWLYETEKGRYFQLGIADHEVVTGVLFHQEEGPVTVGESYNEVMEKKQFPSTLRLESEGAYSLELTEKDVKDRPVISLDDKWSAQIYFDDVTEKVSAIRMIRNDYLLKMQPYKVVYRGTLPTQERLSNEEWEAVQEGVEAQILMMTNFIRNNQGLGELKHHTAASQAAFLHSRDMDENNYFSHYSPNGNGLKERLENIFYVRAGENIAAQYTDAAAALHGWLNSPGHRKALLDPDYTHIGVGVHERYYTQNFLTLP from the coding sequence TTGAAAAAAATATTCTTCTGTATATTGATCTTATTAGTGGGATCTGTAGTGTGGATGGGGAGTGAAAGGTCAGATGCCCCTGATGACCCGCCTGTCTCAGAAAAAATAGAACCATCGATTGAAACAACTGGGTCGAGTAAGGAAGGCCAGGTAGTGGATGATCCACTGTTTTTTTCAATGAAAGGAAAATCTTCTGAAGAAACCCTTACGTTATTAGGAGAACCCGATCATATGTTTCCAAGCGTGTACGGCTATGAGTGGTGGCTATATGAAACAGAAAAAGGGCGATATTTCCAATTAGGAATAGCTGATCATGAAGTGGTTACAGGCGTATTATTTCACCAGGAGGAAGGTCCTGTTACTGTAGGGGAGTCATATAATGAAGTGATGGAAAAGAAGCAATTCCCTTCTACTCTAAGACTGGAAAGCGAGGGAGCCTATAGCTTGGAGCTGACTGAAAAAGATGTGAAAGACCGACCAGTGATTTCATTGGATGACAAATGGTCTGCTCAAATCTATTTTGACGATGTCACGGAAAAAGTATCTGCGATCCGAATGATCAGAAATGATTATTTACTTAAGATGCAGCCTTATAAAGTCGTGTATCGCGGAACTTTACCAACACAGGAAAGGTTGAGTAATGAAGAGTGGGAAGCTGTTCAAGAGGGCGTGGAAGCACAAATTCTGATGATGACGAATTTCATTCGGAACAATCAAGGCCTGGGTGAATTGAAACACCACACCGCTGCCTCACAAGCTGCCTTCTTACATAGTCGGGATATGGACGAGAATAATTATTTTTCTCATTACTCTCCAAACGGTAACGGACTGAAAGAGCGTCTTGAAAATATTTTTTATGTTCGGGCAGGGGAAAATATTGCGGCACAATATACAGATGCTGCAGCTGCCCTCCATGGTTGGCTGAATAGCCCTGGTCACCGGAAAGCACTGCTGGACCCTGACTACACACACATCGGTGTTGGCGTGCACGAAAGGTATTACACCCAAAATTTCTTGACGCTGCCATGA
- a CDS encoding YlbG family protein, with product MNRTKRQGIIVYFQHMKNIRQIKKHGHLIHASKKMKYALLYVNQEDIEFKKEKLERLPFVSRVTSSHKPEIRTDYENAKPDKAKQYDYKMGI from the coding sequence ATGAACAGAACGAAACGACAAGGAATCATTGTATATTTTCAACATATGAAAAATATAAGACAGATTAAAAAGCATGGACACTTGATTCACGCCTCTAAAAAAATGAAATATGCACTATTGTACGTAAATCAAGAAGATATTGAATTTAAAAAGGAGAAACTTGAACGTTTACCATTCGTTTCCCGGGTAACGTCTTCTCATAAACCCGAAATCCGTACTGATTATGAAAACGCCAAACCAGACAAAGCCAAGCAATACGATTACAAAATGGGGATTTGA
- the ctaG gene encoding cytochrome c oxidase assembly factor CtaG, protein MWLELQIFGFRALWSPYYFLFVLILSALYFYFTGPGRKKGTEHPSAFQQVMFYSGMLLLYLVKGSPVDLLGHIMFTAHMTQMALYYLLFPILVIKGIPTWIWEQVLEAKGLRPLFNLLTKPLISLLLFNGLFSIYHMPSIFDFSKSSDLAHTIITTVILFTAFFMWISVFPPLEKMDRLSPIMKIGFIFANGVLITPACGLIIFAGSPLYETYSESGAWMQAMSLCVPANVLNDLASSLSGPSYFTPMPLVEDQQLGGIIMKITQEIIFGAVIAYVFFSWFNRERDTIDPLPDQATSET, encoded by the coding sequence ATGTGGTTAGAACTTCAAATATTCGGTTTCCGTGCATTATGGAGTCCGTATTATTTTCTTTTTGTGCTGATTTTGTCGGCTTTATATTTTTATTTCACTGGTCCTGGGAGAAAGAAAGGAACAGAGCATCCGAGTGCCTTCCAACAAGTGATGTTCTATAGTGGAATGCTGTTGTTATATTTGGTGAAAGGTTCTCCTGTCGATCTGTTAGGGCACATCATGTTCACTGCCCACATGACTCAGATGGCTTTGTATTACCTCCTTTTTCCGATACTCGTCATCAAAGGTATTCCAACATGGATTTGGGAGCAGGTACTGGAAGCTAAAGGGTTACGTCCTCTGTTCAATTTATTGACAAAACCGCTTATTTCACTGCTTCTTTTCAATGGTCTTTTCTCGATTTACCATATGCCTTCCATTTTTGACTTTTCTAAATCGAGTGATTTGGCACATACGATAATTACAACGGTCATATTGTTCACGGCATTTTTCATGTGGATTTCAGTTTTCCCTCCATTAGAGAAAATGGACAGGTTAAGCCCGATCATGAAAATAGGTTTTATTTTTGCTAACGGGGTACTGATTACTCCTGCTTGTGGACTGATTATTTTTGCTGGGTCCCCATTATATGAAACCTATTCTGAATCTGGAGCTTGGATGCAGGCAATGAGTTTATGTGTGCCAGCAAACGTATTGAACGATCTTGCTTCAAGTTTAAGTGGCCCGAGTTACTTTACTCCTATGCCATTGGTGGAAGATCAGCAATTAGGTGGAATCATCATGAAAATTACACAGGAAATCATTTTCGGTGCGGTCATCGCGTATGTATTCTTCAGTTGGTTCAACCGGGAACGTGATACGATCGATCCACTGCCGGATCAGGCGACATCTGAGACTTGA
- the coxB gene encoding cytochrome c oxidase subunit II: MRGWMGKFRSLFLFGALTLLLAGCGEENLSALKPKGYGAELLLDLMLISIAIMIFVFIIVMAIYAFVLVRYREKKGQEHTIPKQTEGNKALEVIWTVIPIILLLVLAIPTVQATFDLADKSTQGDEGVITIDVTANQYWWQFTYADQEIATSQELYIPTGERVYLNMKSSDVIHSFWLPSIAGKMDTNPGENMNTMYLEAYEEGVYWGHCAELCGPSHSLMDFRVIAVSQDEYDQWVEDMKNIDPEAAPETTTAQEGQQLFNDNCMSCHAIGGASAGVGPNLANFGNREKIAGILEPTKENLVDWIVHPDEIKPGNQMPTEIVSEEEASKIADYLLQLQHSDVGTDVPTQNEDE, translated from the coding sequence ATGAGAGGTTGGATGGGAAAATTCCGTTCATTATTTCTTTTTGGTGCTCTGACCCTGCTCCTTGCGGGTTGTGGAGAAGAAAACCTGAGTGCTTTGAAGCCTAAAGGCTATGGAGCGGAATTATTATTAGATCTTATGTTGATCAGTATTGCGATAATGATTTTTGTATTTATTATCGTCATGGCAATTTATGCCTTTGTTCTTGTCCGATATCGTGAGAAGAAAGGCCAGGAACATACCATTCCTAAACAAACAGAAGGAAACAAAGCTTTGGAAGTGATCTGGACAGTCATTCCGATTATCCTGCTGCTTGTTTTGGCAATTCCGACTGTGCAAGCAACCTTCGATCTTGCGGATAAATCTACGCAGGGTGATGAAGGTGTCATCACAATTGATGTGACGGCAAACCAATATTGGTGGCAATTCACCTATGCTGACCAAGAAATCGCTACAAGTCAGGAGCTCTACATCCCGACAGGTGAGCGAGTGTACTTAAACATGAAATCCAGTGACGTTATCCACTCTTTCTGGTTACCTTCAATTGCAGGTAAAATGGATACCAATCCTGGTGAAAACATGAACACGATGTACTTAGAAGCATATGAAGAAGGCGTATACTGGGGGCACTGTGCTGAGCTTTGCGGGCCATCCCACTCATTGATGGATTTCAGGGTGATCGCTGTCAGTCAGGATGAGTATGACCAGTGGGTTGAAGATATGAAGAACATAGACCCGGAAGCAGCGCCTGAAACGACTACAGCTCAAGAAGGTCAACAACTATTTAATGACAATTGCATGAGTTGTCACGCTATTGGTGGCGCGTCAGCTGGTGTAGGTCCTAACTTGGCCAATTTCGGTAACCGTGAAAAGATTGCCGGAATCTTAGAGCCGACTAAAGAAAACTTGGTAGATTGGATTGTCCATCCTGATGAAATCAAGCCTGGAAACCAAATGCCGACTGAAATTGTATCAGAAGAAGAAGCAAGCAAAATTGCCGATTATCTATTACAACTGCAACACTCTGATGTAGGTACAGATGTTCCTACTCAGAACGAGGATGAGTGA
- the ctaF gene encoding cytochrome c oxidase subunit IVB — protein sequence MENNTHSRPAHQAEYEKKQHREEMKQQVISFALMILFTFIAFGMVIMEISSFFVIPTLIILAVVQVAFQLYYFMHMKNKGHDMPAMMMYGGAAVGALTIITFTSIIWW from the coding sequence ATGGAGAATAACACACATTCCAGACCTGCACATCAAGCAGAATATGAAAAGAAACAGCACCGCGAGGAAATGAAGCAGCAAGTCATCAGTTTCGCTCTGATGATCTTGTTCACCTTCATCGCGTTCGGAATGGTCATAATGGAGATCAGCTCCTTCTTCGTCATTCCTACGCTGATCATCTTAGCTGTTGTTCAAGTGGCATTCCAACTTTATTATTTCATGCATATGAAAAATAAAGGACACGACATGCCTGCTATGATGATGTATGGCGGGGCAGCCGTAGGTGCTTTGACAATCATCACTTTCACATCAATTATCTGGTGGTAA
- a CDS encoding GNAT family N-acetyltransferase, with product MELKTARLQLFPITVDLAQTLMKNSLAFYYKFQLPWNKNWPHDGLKALLPMYAERLENDAEELGFGPWVIMDEKGEHVIGDIGFKGKPDDEGNIQIGYQVVASERNFGYASEAVDALCQWAFQSGGVEGVEAECDKSNIPSQKVLINNGFVHTGKNQDILVFKKGKTVNDQKENIYKEGL from the coding sequence ATGGAATTGAAGACAGCGAGGTTGCAGCTATTCCCGATAACCGTTGATTTGGCCCAGACACTTATGAAAAATTCTTTAGCTTTTTATTATAAGTTTCAGTTGCCATGGAATAAAAACTGGCCGCATGATGGATTGAAAGCTTTGCTACCGATGTATGCTGAGCGGTTGGAAAATGATGCTGAGGAATTAGGCTTTGGCCCCTGGGTGATCATGGATGAGAAAGGAGAACATGTCATCGGTGATATCGGGTTCAAAGGGAAGCCGGATGATGAGGGTAACATCCAAATCGGTTACCAAGTGGTTGCGTCCGAGCGGAATTTCGGTTATGCATCAGAAGCAGTAGATGCGTTATGCCAATGGGCCTTTCAATCAGGTGGGGTTGAAGGGGTAGAAGCTGAATGTGATAAAAGCAACATCCCTTCTCAAAAAGTACTCATCAATAATGGATTTGTCCATACAGGAAAAAATCAGGACATCCTCGTATTCAAAAAAGGAAAAACGGTGAATGATCAAAAAGAGAATATTTATAAAGAAGGATTATAA